The following proteins are encoded in a genomic region of Leptospira fainei serovar Hurstbridge str. BUT 6:
- a CDS encoding helix-turn-helix domain-containing protein produces MTDNKTGALFYFEGRILFANRGLVADAHAHYAVSILISISLPFFVEMKKGEKKSYQAAVLAPNFHHTLLAQESDIIVVQLDPHSTDYAPIAARFGKTGIHEIPNSDLKPVIDDCRKLIEGQLDCSQAKSLFEDILSAVGAEKPTKVSLDPRILSATKRMKASLPGSVSVPELAKESGFSETRFMHLFKEQLGLPVRQYQLWLRLQEAAYLLKEGGNLTEAAHAAGFADQAHLSRTFKKMFGVQPSRFLGSNSSVKVTFCV; encoded by the coding sequence ATGACGGATAACAAAACGGGCGCGCTTTTCTACTTTGAAGGGAGAATTTTATTTGCGAATCGGGGCTTGGTCGCCGACGCGCACGCTCATTATGCGGTATCCATATTGATTTCAATTTCCTTACCTTTTTTCGTGGAGATGAAAAAAGGAGAAAAGAAATCCTATCAGGCGGCCGTGCTAGCTCCTAATTTTCATCACACTCTTCTTGCACAGGAATCCGATATCATCGTTGTTCAACTGGATCCTCATAGCACCGATTATGCGCCGATTGCCGCCCGTTTCGGAAAAACAGGAATTCATGAAATACCGAATTCCGATCTCAAACCCGTCATTGACGATTGCCGCAAATTAATAGAGGGACAACTTGATTGTTCTCAGGCTAAATCGTTATTCGAAGATATTCTTTCCGCGGTAGGAGCGGAGAAACCGACGAAAGTATCCTTGGACCCGAGAATACTCTCCGCAACTAAAAGAATGAAGGCATCCCTTCCAGGATCCGTATCCGTTCCGGAACTCGCAAAAGAATCCGGTTTTTCCGAAACAAGATTTATGCATTTATTCAAAGAGCAACTTGGACTACCCGTTAGGCAATACCAGCTTTGGCTCCGCCTTCAAGAGGCAGCTTACTTATTAAAGGAAGGAGGAAATTTAACCGAGGCGGCGCACGCGGCAGGGTTTGCCGATCAGGCTCATTTAAGCAGGACGTTCAAAAAAATGTTCGGCGTGCAACCATCCCGATTCTTAGGGTCGAACAGCTCGGTTAAAGTCACGTTCTGCGTTTAA
- a CDS encoding tautomerase family protein encodes MPYVNVKVAGPLTKEQKQTIVKEFTETLRKVAAKPPETTYIVIDEVSRENWAAGGKLLE; translated from the coding sequence ATGCCCTATGTGAACGTAAAAGTTGCAGGTCCTTTAACAAAGGAGCAAAAGCAAACGATCGTAAAAGAATTTACGGAAACGTTAAGGAAGGTCGCCGCTAAACCCCCGGAAACGACCTATATAGTCATCGACGAGGTTTCTCGGGAGAATTGGGCCGCGGGCGGCAAGCTACTCGAGTAG
- a CDS encoding zinc ribbon domain-containing protein: protein MDYLLIFFYILLSALVLAPFLYVRLAKPGDDLELETERRELVNRREVLLENLKDLKIEFDTGKLTDPEFKSISSGIVHELEEQDQEIKAWSERKTVDINRQPVASNLVPAQKYCHQCGFKIELVGAKFCPECGTRLMV, encoded by the coding sequence ATGGATTATTTACTAATCTTCTTTTATATACTTCTATCCGCATTAGTTTTGGCTCCGTTTTTGTATGTACGTCTAGCAAAACCGGGCGACGATCTCGAGTTGGAAACCGAAAGGCGAGAGTTAGTCAATAGACGAGAAGTCTTATTGGAAAACTTAAAGGATTTAAAAATCGAGTTCGATACCGGCAAACTTACCGATCCCGAATTCAAATCCATTTCCTCGGGAATCGTGCACGAACTTGAAGAGCAGGATCAAGAAATCAAAGCATGGAGCGAGCGAAAAACCGTCGACATTAATCGACAACCGGTCGCATCGAACCTCGTTCCGGCTCAGAAATACTGCCACCAATGCGGCTTTAAAATCGAATTGGTCGGCGCTAAATTCTGCCCTGAATGCGGTACACGTCTCATGGTATGA
- a CDS encoding cytochrome c-type biogenesis protein CcmH, which translates to MKLVSIPIFFLLSSVLFAESTFTNLTNPEEIRTFHDVTNRIRCICIPSIAIKSCSFNNCTVSAKLKVFIENRIRTGESADTIVDKMVKGFGPEAVKDPIIAKFIETGNTGMAQSVVYGFGPDILAKPDSTWIDVSIAMAGALGILLIFLYLKRRMTPKAISVIGPNEDAAFHKYLSEIEEKQK; encoded by the coding sequence ATGAAACTCGTTTCAATTCCGATCTTTTTTTTACTTAGTTCCGTCCTGTTTGCGGAATCTACTTTCACGAATCTGACGAACCCTGAGGAAATTCGGACATTTCACGATGTGACCAATCGTATTCGATGCATTTGCATCCCTTCCATCGCGATAAAAAGTTGTTCGTTTAATAATTGCACTGTCTCTGCAAAACTTAAGGTCTTCATCGAAAACAGGATTCGTACCGGCGAAAGCGCCGATACGATCGTGGACAAAATGGTAAAAGGGTTCGGACCGGAAGCCGTGAAAGATCCGATCATTGCAAAGTTCATCGAGACTGGAAACACTGGGATGGCACAAAGTGTCGTTTACGGATTCGGACCGGATATTTTAGCGAAACCGGATTCGACTTGGATCGATGTCAGCATAGCCATGGCAGGCGCTTTGGGCATTCTTCTGATCTTTCTCTACTTAAAAAGAAGAATGACGCCTAAAGCGATTTCAGTTATAGGCCCGAACGAAGATGCGGCATTTCACAAGTACCTTTCCGAAATCGAGGAGAAGCAAAAGTAA
- a CDS encoding YdcF family protein, with amino-acid sequence MDTLFFILSKLAGIFLFPLPVCLLLAFIAGLRLPKKKQKLSICLPLILLWICSTNSFSQWLVTGLEEKYPPVAIKTLSTADAIVVLGGAIDNLALYGDRPQLSSASERMTDAVILYREHKAPIIVFTGGSGNLMFQARKESEAAEIFLSSLGVPKSALLFESESRNTKENAEFTAEIFRKRGWKSMILITSAFHMERSLRVFGKTGLKVIPWPTDYYSQVKVLTLDSFVPSAHTLSLTSTVWKERIGLLVYEARDSISTFLPLRLVFPWSKD; translated from the coding sequence ATGGATACCCTTTTTTTTATTCTCTCAAAACTTGCCGGAATTTTCCTCTTTCCTTTACCCGTTTGTCTATTATTGGCGTTTATCGCCGGTTTGCGCTTACCGAAGAAAAAGCAAAAACTTTCGATTTGTCTTCCGTTGATCCTTTTATGGATTTGCTCTACTAATTCTTTCTCACAATGGTTAGTAACCGGTTTGGAAGAAAAATATCCGCCTGTTGCAATTAAGACTCTTTCTACGGCGGACGCAATCGTTGTCCTTGGAGGAGCGATCGACAATTTAGCTCTTTACGGAGATCGGCCTCAATTGAGTTCCGCGTCGGAAAGAATGACCGATGCAGTTATTCTTTATCGAGAGCATAAGGCGCCTATAATCGTTTTTACTGGCGGGTCAGGAAATCTAATGTTTCAAGCCCGAAAGGAATCCGAGGCTGCGGAGATTTTCCTATCCTCCCTAGGAGTACCTAAATCCGCGTTACTGTTCGAGAGCGAAAGCCGCAACACTAAGGAAAATGCGGAGTTTACTGCGGAGATCTTTCGTAAAAGAGGTTGGAAATCGATGATTTTAATCACCTCCGCCTTCCATATGGAAAGATCCCTTCGTGTTTTTGGAAAAACCGGCCTAAAAGTGATTCCATGGCCGACGGATTACTATTCGCAAGTCAAGGTTCTGACCCTGGATTCTTTTGTCCCTTCCGCTCACACTCTTTCCCTTACGAGCACGGTCTGGAAAGAGAGAATCGGACTGCTCGTTTACGAGGCGAGAGATAGTATTTCCACTTTTCTTCCCCTCCGGCTGGTGTTTCCTTGGTCTAAGGACTAG
- a CDS encoding alpha/beta fold hydrolase, with protein sequence MDRKSFRFRGLDLSYLDAGRKEASPIIIAHANGYSAGCYSYYIERLSKKFRVLALDFCGHGESEPSLDWKNWFFFRDQILALIEAENLRNCIGIGHSLGGASLLLSSYHSPSHFRKIIAMDPVILNLPFILYAWTFGNPLSKSALARRREFASIDLIRKAYRRNPAFSKWNAEIFDDYLKSCFRQENGKVYLRCPPEVEAKIFNSVNFLSLYQYGKIKVPTHITIPEKYEVCTPKAAKRIVNGNPESTLEIWKNTTHFFPFEEPERTWDRIERILSMEMPP encoded by the coding sequence ATAGATAGAAAATCCTTTCGGTTTAGAGGACTCGACCTCTCCTATCTGGATGCCGGCCGCAAAGAGGCTTCTCCCATCATAATCGCGCATGCAAACGGTTATAGCGCCGGCTGCTATTCTTATTATATCGAAAGACTTTCGAAAAAATTTCGGGTTCTCGCTCTTGATTTTTGCGGCCATGGAGAATCGGAGCCGAGCCTAGATTGGAAAAATTGGTTTTTTTTCCGAGACCAAATTCTCGCTTTGATCGAGGCGGAAAATCTAAGAAATTGTATAGGAATCGGTCATTCTTTAGGAGGAGCGAGTCTTCTTCTTTCTTCTTACCATAGCCCTTCCCACTTTCGGAAAATTATAGCGATGGATCCGGTAATCTTAAACCTTCCGTTTATTCTATACGCTTGGACTTTCGGCAATCCTCTCTCGAAAAGCGCTCTAGCGAGAAGAAGAGAATTTGCGAGCATCGATCTGATTCGAAAAGCATATAGAAGGAATCCGGCATTTTCAAAATGGAATGCGGAAATTTTCGACGATTATCTCAAGAGCTGCTTTCGGCAGGAAAACGGAAAAGTATATCTAAGATGTCCGCCGGAAGTGGAAGCGAAAATATTCAACTCGGTTAATTTTCTGAGTTTATATCAGTACGGAAAAATCAAAGTCCCGACTCATATCACTATTCCCGAAAAATACGAGGTCTGCACGCCGAAAGCGGCGAAAAGAATCGTTAACGGAAATCCCGAATCGACTCTCGAAATTTGGAAGAACACGACCCATTTTTTTCCTTTCGAAGAACCGGAAAGAACCTGGGATAGAATCGAAAGAATTCTTAGTATGGAAATGCCTCCATGA
- a CDS encoding Mpo1 family 2-hydroxy fatty acid dioxygenase, protein MRFAKEMVFYSAYHQEKRNILVHIVGVPTITFTLFLVLSRFSLLTVWGFDITAATVFAAVVLAYYFTLDFIFALASAIVFGSLLSIAHYLTASLEASTAWTVFAIAQLVGWGAQFYGHFIFEKSRPALFDNLFQAIVSAPIFVVADVFFELGFRKDVQEEVRKELAAQGKLKDFRTAH, encoded by the coding sequence ATGAGATTTGCCAAGGAAATGGTCTTTTATTCCGCCTATCACCAGGAAAAACGAAATATTTTGGTACACATCGTAGGTGTTCCTACGATTACATTCACACTATTTCTGGTTTTAAGCAGATTTTCATTACTGACAGTCTGGGGTTTCGATATTACCGCCGCTACCGTATTTGCCGCCGTCGTATTGGCGTATTATTTTACTCTGGATTTCATTTTCGCTCTCGCTTCCGCAATCGTATTCGGATCATTATTGTCCATTGCACATTATTTGACCGCTTCTCTGGAAGCTTCGACAGCTTGGACCGTATTTGCGATAGCACAGTTGGTAGGTTGGGGAGCGCAGTTTTACGGACACTTTATTTTTGAGAAGAGTCGTCCGGCCCTCTTCGATAACCTATTTCAGGCAATCGTCTCCGCTCCGATATTCGTCGTAGCAGACGTCTTTTTTGAATTAGGTTTTCGTAAAGATGTTCAGGAAGAGGTCCGTAAAGAATTGGCCGCTCAAGGAAAGCTTAAGGATTTCCGTACGGCTCATTAA
- a CDS encoding ammonium transporter produces the protein MRIMAILILALTASGLWADGPAEAAPPDNAALNTMITTLRTETNWLWTAIAAFLVYFMQAGFALVEAGFTRAKNTVNILMKNFMDFALGSLAYWLIGFSIMFGPQLLTGFGIGIPGIADGLIVKGGKPDAGSFTFFIFQLVFAGTAATIVSGAMAERTKFIAYVIFSIVISAVIYPVFGSTAWAGLFGLNKGYLEGKGFIDFAGSTVVHSVGGWAGLAGALVLGPRIGKYQDGKVVPILGHNMTIAALGVFILWLGWFGFNPGSTTSVTGGLFAIIAVTTNFAAAAGAIAAMTTTWVIFKKPDIGLTLNGALAGLVAITSPCANVSISSAVVIGLVAGVLVVFSVLFFDKIKLDDPVGAVSVHGVCGVWGTVAAGLFAEEAYGGINGFFFGGGFDPVIVQFTGALMAFIWAFGASSLLFLALKYTIGLRVSEDEEIQGLDILEHGNEAYPVSK, from the coding sequence ATGCGCATAATGGCAATACTAATACTCGCGCTTACCGCGAGCGGACTTTGGGCGGACGGACCCGCCGAAGCTGCTCCCCCGGATAATGCAGCACTAAACACAATGATCACGACATTGAGAACGGAGACAAACTGGTTATGGACCGCGATTGCGGCGTTCCTTGTCTACTTCATGCAGGCCGGATTTGCGTTGGTCGAAGCCGGGTTTACTCGTGCAAAGAACACGGTAAATATTTTAATGAAGAACTTTATGGATTTTGCTTTAGGCTCTCTCGCTTATTGGCTGATCGGATTTTCCATAATGTTCGGACCTCAGCTCCTTACCGGTTTCGGAATAGGAATCCCGGGAATTGCGGACGGCCTGATCGTTAAAGGGGGTAAACCCGATGCAGGAAGTTTCACATTCTTCATCTTTCAGTTAGTATTCGCCGGAACTGCAGCGACGATCGTTTCAGGAGCGATGGCCGAGCGGACTAAGTTTATTGCGTACGTCATCTTTTCCATCGTAATATCCGCGGTTATTTATCCTGTTTTCGGTTCGACTGCTTGGGCCGGTCTATTCGGTTTGAATAAAGGGTATCTCGAAGGCAAAGGCTTTATAGACTTTGCGGGTTCTACCGTAGTTCACTCGGTCGGAGGTTGGGCGGGCCTCGCCGGTGCACTTGTTCTTGGTCCTCGGATCGGAAAATACCAAGACGGAAAAGTTGTGCCGATTCTCGGACATAATATGACGATCGCCGCGTTGGGCGTATTTATTCTGTGGTTAGGTTGGTTCGGATTTAATCCGGGTTCTACCACTTCGGTTACCGGAGGACTTTTCGCAATCATAGCTGTTACCACGAACTTTGCGGCAGCCGCAGGTGCGATCGCGGCTATGACCACCACTTGGGTTATTTTTAAGAAACCGGATATTGGATTAACTTTAAACGGAGCACTTGCTGGTCTCGTGGCGATTACATCTCCTTGCGCGAACGTTAGCATCTCTTCCGCGGTAGTTATCGGTTTGGTCGCAGGAGTCTTAGTCGTATTCAGTGTTCTCTTCTTCGATAAAATCAAACTTGACGATCCGGTCGGTGCGGTTTCCGTTCACGGAGTCTGCGGAGTATGGGGAACCGTCGCTGCAGGATTGTTTGCCGAGGAAGCTTACGGCGGAATCAACGGATTCTTTTTCGGTGGTGGATTTGATCCTGTGATCGTGCAATTCACCGGAGCTCTTATGGCTTTCATTTGGGCTTTTGGCGCTTCTTCGTTACTCTTCCTTGCCCTGAAATATACGATCGGTCTCCGAGTCTCCGAAGACGAGGAAATTCAAGGTTTGGATATTCTCGAGCACGGTAACGAGGCGTATCCGGTTTCTAAATAA
- a CDS encoding SMR family transporter, with the protein MKATVVIVFVVALFFNALANILIKASSLGDKTDMAPGIEGLIKSFLHPVFFTGIASFGIALLGYRWVLGKGLKLSLAYPVFTSAGFIVVLLASFFLFKERLNWSQWTGILLIIAGVWLTAGEMFD; encoded by the coding sequence ATGAAAGCAACGGTCGTAATCGTCTTCGTTGTGGCTTTATTTTTTAATGCTTTAGCCAATATACTCATTAAAGCGAGTTCCTTGGGAGACAAAACCGACATGGCGCCCGGAATCGAAGGTTTGATCAAAAGCTTTTTGCACCCGGTATTTTTTACCGGTATCGCCTCTTTCGGAATAGCTCTTCTCGGGTATCGTTGGGTTCTGGGGAAAGGATTAAAACTCTCGTTGGCATATCCTGTTTTTACATCGGCAGGATTCATCGTGGTTTTGCTGGCTTCGTTTTTCCTATTTAAAGAAAGATTAAATTGGTCTCAATGGACCGGAATTTTATTGATTATTGCAGGCGTTTGGTTAACCGCAGGAGAAATGTTCGATTAA
- a CDS encoding cytochrome c maturation protein CcmE domain-containing protein gives MNVKFVILAGTIALSLGAIAFFSSKETSYILLDASELAAHPSNYDSDELLRVRGFVKPGTVIREGKTAKFILQLNDKEVPVFFTGATLLPDAFKEGTRARVDGIWKNGVLVADRVEAKCASKYEAGYSDKEASAEEY, from the coding sequence ATGAACGTAAAATTTGTAATCCTCGCAGGAACCATCGCTCTTTCATTGGGAGCCATCGCATTTTTTTCCTCTAAGGAGACTTCTTACATTCTCCTAGATGCTTCCGAACTCGCCGCTCACCCGTCCAATTACGATTCCGACGAACTACTAAGGGTTCGCGGATTCGTCAAACCCGGCACAGTGATTCGCGAAGGTAAAACCGCTAAGTTTATCCTGCAGCTCAACGATAAGGAAGTTCCGGTTTTCTTTACGGGCGCGACTCTTTTACCCGACGCCTTTAAAGAAGGTACTCGTGCGCGAGTGGACGGAATTTGGAAAAACGGAGTGCTAGTCGCGGATAGAGTGGAAGCAAAATGCGCCTCCAAATACGAAGCGGGATATTCGGACAAAGAAGCTTCCGCAGAAGAATACTAA
- a CDS encoding heme lyase CcmF/NrfE family subunit: MNDFGALCLITSFSLLIFSIIQTSYGIFRNDSQGIELGRYTLMANFGVILLAFLVLVVQLIRTDLNNYYVVMHSSEHLPLFYKMTSVWSGSSGSLLFWNLLLSFFTFIVLWQTRHLINDRVPVMNLNLSVIACFFSFLAIFFPDAQPFREFQPAAVAGRGLNPLLQHWAMIIHPPILYVGYVSFAIPFSIATSALITGKLSENWFRFVRRWSIFSWFFLGTGILLGSKWAYEELGWGGYWAWDPVENASLMPWLLSTAFLHSMIIQERRGMLKFWNMFLIILAFHFCLLGTWITRSGVLEGPHSFSKSTIGTPFIIYIGLSFSVYIGFLIYRRSKLVPERNLEAMTSKEGSFLLNNFLLVIATLSILLGVFSPLLYGREFKAPWFNSWGVPSGILLLLLMGSAPLLAWRKGADKIFFTTLFKPLIAGVLGAGAYIFYYSRNYSISDYSLGDVLGEVYSVLTIGLGVFTIAGIAQEYHKGIMARKASYPKEGYLIAGVRMLLKNKRRYGGYLVHLSMVILFIGLAGNAFKQNTSVKFFYFLELPRANEIVYSSQDTAVLGDYIIAASSLKIKPIINGDPSEGISHRNVIVSHEATFEVKRQLKEFATMVTERRFYPQISHLSGDFETHIPTSEPSIASTPKEDLYIQLGAIEHADLSDENPDLPRLFMNFFFTRDSNIKSEQYLRFPRQIVANLEVWINPMVKFIWAGSLMFFLSGLLILLPIGENRP; this comes from the coding sequence ATGAACGACTTCGGAGCACTTTGCCTCATCACTTCCTTTTCCCTCCTAATTTTTTCCATCATCCAAACTTCCTACGGAATTTTTCGAAACGATTCGCAAGGAATCGAATTAGGGCGATATACTTTAATGGCGAATTTCGGAGTCATCCTGCTCGCCTTCCTCGTGTTAGTCGTCCAGCTTATTCGCACCGATCTCAATAATTATTACGTCGTAATGCATTCGAGCGAGCATCTACCGCTCTTTTACAAGATGACTTCCGTTTGGTCGGGCTCGTCCGGGTCCCTGTTGTTCTGGAATCTTCTATTGTCATTTTTCACTTTTATCGTGTTATGGCAAACCCGGCATCTAATCAACGACCGAGTACCGGTAATGAATTTAAACCTAAGCGTAATCGCTTGCTTTTTCTCTTTTCTTGCGATCTTCTTTCCTGACGCTCAGCCGTTCCGCGAATTTCAGCCCGCCGCCGTCGCAGGCAGAGGATTAAACCCTCTGCTGCAACACTGGGCGATGATCATACACCCTCCTATCTTATACGTAGGTTACGTGAGTTTTGCGATCCCCTTCTCGATAGCGACTTCGGCATTGATTACCGGCAAACTCTCGGAAAACTGGTTTCGCTTCGTCCGTCGCTGGAGTATTTTCTCTTGGTTTTTCCTAGGCACCGGAATCCTCCTCGGTTCAAAATGGGCTTACGAAGAGTTAGGTTGGGGGGGATATTGGGCTTGGGATCCGGTGGAAAATGCAAGTCTTATGCCATGGCTGCTCTCCACGGCCTTTCTACATTCGATGATCATTCAAGAACGAAGAGGAATGCTGAAATTTTGGAATATGTTTCTGATTATTCTAGCGTTCCATTTTTGTCTTCTCGGAACCTGGATCACTCGAAGCGGAGTCTTGGAAGGGCCGCACTCCTTCTCAAAATCCACGATCGGAACGCCTTTTATCATCTATATCGGATTAAGCTTTTCGGTCTATATTGGTTTTTTAATATATAGAAGAAGCAAACTCGTTCCCGAACGAAATCTAGAAGCCATGACTTCCAAGGAAGGAAGCTTCCTGCTCAATAATTTTCTGTTAGTTATCGCGACATTATCGATCTTATTAGGCGTATTCTCTCCGCTTCTTTACGGAAGAGAATTCAAAGCTCCTTGGTTTAATTCCTGGGGAGTTCCTTCGGGAATTCTATTACTCTTATTAATGGGTTCCGCTCCTCTCTTGGCCTGGCGTAAAGGTGCGGATAAAATATTCTTTACGACTTTATTCAAACCTTTGATCGCAGGGGTTCTCGGAGCCGGGGCTTATATATTCTATTATTCCCGCAATTATTCGATTAGCGACTATAGTCTGGGAGACGTGTTGGGAGAAGTATATAGCGTCCTTACGATCGGTTTGGGCGTATTTACTATCGCAGGCATCGCCCAAGAATATCATAAAGGCATTATGGCTCGCAAGGCTTCTTATCCCAAAGAAGGCTATTTAATCGCCGGCGTAAGAATGCTATTGAAGAATAAGAGACGTTACGGTGGATATTTAGTCCACCTTTCGATGGTTATTCTATTCATAGGTTTGGCGGGAAACGCGTTTAAACAAAATACGTCCGTTAAATTCTTTTATTTTCTGGAACTCCCTCGCGCTAACGAGATCGTCTATTCTAGCCAGGATACAGCCGTGCTCGGTGATTATATCATAGCGGCAAGCAGCCTTAAAATCAAACCGATCATTAATGGAGACCCTTCCGAAGGCATCAGTCATAGGAACGTTATCGTATCTCACGAGGCCACGTTCGAGGTGAAACGACAACTGAAAGAGTTTGCTACTATGGTGACCGAAAGACGGTTCTATCCTCAAATCTCGCATTTGAGCGGAGATTTCGAAACTCATATTCCTACAAGCGAACCCTCGATCGCTTCGACTCCGAAAGAAGATCTTTATATACAATTAGGCGCGATCGAGCACGCCGATCTTTCCGACGAAAATCCGGACTTACCAAGGTTGTTTATGAATTTCTTTTTTACTAGGGATTCGAACATTAAGTCGGAGCAGTATCTTAGATTTCCCAGACAAATCGTTGCGAATCTTGAAGTTTGGATCAATCCGATGGTGAAGTTCATCTGGGCGGGTTCTCTAATGTTCTTTCTGTCGGGACTTTTGATACTCTTACCGATCGGAGAAAATCGGCCATGA
- a CDS encoding LIC11874 family lipoprotein, with the protein MTLGKLPLKRFIPIFCFLLTGCFDYEEILTINPDLSGTLEVTYIVPTKKKSDESLIKFLPTRRDEILSRLNKGFFSKSVVLKDYTFQKLESPEAEPGAFREKAKVAYKVEFADVTQIEGILIGNVQIKKEKARTIYIKREFPSITRTADSMQMDGEKKVFSETLRLIRTNSMLFRVNFPITSICTSNRGEVNLGRLSYRLPLSDTIEKSGNKSWDYRITLVY; encoded by the coding sequence ATGACCTTGGGAAAACTTCCCTTAAAACGCTTCATTCCGATATTCTGCTTCCTTCTTACAGGTTGCTTCGATTATGAAGAAATCCTTACAATCAACCCGGATCTTTCCGGAACCCTTGAGGTCACCTATATCGTTCCCACTAAAAAGAAGTCGGACGAATCGTTGATAAAATTTCTCCCGACTCGTCGCGACGAAATTTTAAGCCGTTTGAATAAGGGTTTTTTCTCCAAAAGCGTCGTACTAAAAGATTATACGTTTCAGAAGTTGGAAAGTCCGGAAGCTGAGCCCGGTGCGTTCCGTGAAAAAGCCAAAGTCGCTTATAAAGTGGAATTTGCGGATGTGACTCAAATCGAAGGAATTCTGATCGGAAACGTTCAGATTAAGAAGGAAAAAGCCAGGACCATCTATATTAAACGCGAATTTCCTTCGATTACTCGGACAGCCGATTCAATGCAAATGGACGGGGAAAAAAAAGTATTTAGCGAAACATTGAGATTAATCCGTACTAACTCGATGCTTTTCCGGGTAAATTTTCCGATTACTTCCATCTGCACTTCCAATCGCGGAGAAGTGAACCTGGGCCGCTTAAGCTATAGGCTTCCGTTATCGGATACGATAGAAAAATCCGGAAACAAATCTTGGGATTATAGGATTACTTTAGTTTATTAA